One Streptomonospora salina genomic window, GGTCCTGACCGCATTCGAGATCGTCCAACGCGCGCCCGGGGGCCGATATAGCCTCCCAGACGCTGTCCACCCCTTCCTTGACCCGCACAGCGACCGCTACATTGGGGGGTTCATCACCCATCTCGTCCAGGAGACGGCGGGCAGGACACCCCTCCTGGATTCCTACCTCCAACACGGCAAGCGCTCGGTGGACGGATCCGACCCCCAGTCGTTCGCCTCTCTGTACCGGGACGATCAGGCCACTGGCCGTTTCCTGAAGGCCATGTGGGACCTCAGTTTCGCCCCGTCCAAAGAACTTGCCGCCCTCGCTGGGCTGGCCGCCACCACTCACTTGATCGACGTGGGTGGTGCCAGCGGGCCGTTCGCAGTCGCCGCGCTCCAGCACGCGCCTGGGCTCCGGGCAACCGTATTCGATCTTCCCGAGGTCGAATCGCAATTCAAGGAGACCCGCTCCGTCCATGAGCTCGGTGACCGACTTACCTTCATCCCAGGCGACTTCTTCACCGATGAATTACCCGAAGGCGATTGCATCGCCTTCGGGTACATCCTCTCTGACTGGCCCGACGATGCGTGTGTACAGCTCCTGAGTAAGGCATACCGGGCGTGCCGCGACCACGGGCGTGTGCTCGTGATGGACAGGCTCTTCGATGAGTCCAGGCAAGGGCCCCTCGCAACCGCGGCGATGAATCTGACCATGCACCTGGAGACCCAGGGTCGCCACCGCACGGCAGACGAATACATCACACTCCTCAAAGAGGCAGGGTTCAGCCAATGCGAAACACGTAGGTCTGACAGTGACAAGCATCTGGTTGCCGGCTACAAGGCTGAGCCAAGGCAGCGTCATCTCTGATGCCGGGGCGGGGCACCGACAGCCAACTTGATTGCGCCTTACCTGCTGCGCCCCGGTTCTGATGTAGGCTTCGTTACTTGTCTCCGACCCGGGCGGGGTCGGCGTTGTGATCATAGCCTGCCGCCTGATGGACCGTCTCGATCTCGGCCGGAGCGCGGTGAGCGAGCTCGCCGTGGAGGCGTCGGTGCTTGTACCAATCGACATACTCCGCCACAGCGAACTCGACGTCGGTGATCGAGGCCCACCCACGGCCGCGCTCGAGAGGATTGTGAATCGATTCGCCCTTGAATAGCGAATTGAACGCCTCGGCCATCGCGTTATCGTAGGAATCACCACGGGAACCGACCGAAGCGACCGCATCGGCCTCCGCCAAACGCCGCAGGCGCGCGCGTCTTCGACGCGTAATAGGTCCTCGGAGCGATCCGCACGCCCGCGTCGTTCAGACCTGCCAGATCGGCTCGACTCCGAGCTTCTTACACTCGACGACGCGATCGCGGTAGGTGTCGATATAGTCGATGACCACCGCGACCGGAACCTCCCGCCGCCGATCGGAGGAGGCTACTTCGTTTTGCGGTCGAGCTCCGCTTGCGCGAAAAGCGCGGCGGATGTCCAGCTGCTGGGCGCTCCGGCGGATCGGCCCCGTCCTCTGGCCCTCGGCCGCAATCGCGTCCAACGCCATGCGCGTCGCCCGCTCACGAAGCTCGTCGCTGTACTTCCTCGGTGCTGCCATGATCTGCATCCTTCCTGGAATCAGAGCCTGCACAGAACCCGGGGCGCAAAGAGGTCCGTGCCCCGACCCGAGTACTCAAGGGCTCTTGAACGCGCCAGGGCGCTTAGTACTCCAGCTGTAGATCGTGATGGTCATGGTTGGGCTACTTGTCGACGTCGATAATGCGCTCTTCGCGCTCGTGCCTGGTGGCGGCGTCGCCACTCTGACCAGCGAAGCCGGTGATCGGCGTGGTGGACACGATCGGCGACCAGGGCCATGAACAACCGCTGGATCTCGTTGCAGGACAGCGGTACCGTCTCCGCAGCGTCGCTGCGGGCGGCGGTGTCCCCATCCGCCCGCAGGACGGCGAGGAAGGCGTGGGCCAGCATCGCCAGGGTCACCCAGCGGATCCAGGAGGTATACCGGCGCACCTGGTGCTCATCCAGACCGGCCAGCCCCTTGGTCTGCTGGAACGTCTCCTCGATGCGCCACCGCGTCCCGGCCACCGCCACCAGCGCGGCAAGCGGGGAGGGCTCGGCCGAATAGCACCGGTAGTAGGCCAGCTCGCCGGTGGCCCGGTTGCGGCGGATCAGCAGGGCGCGATGGCCCGGCGCGGTCTCGGTCGTGGCGACCAGCGCCCAGTCGTAGAAGCGCTGCCCCTCGGCCCCCGCACCGGCCGAGAGCCGCTGCCAAGCCCGCCGGGGCAGGCGATTGGCAAGCTCCCGTACGCGGAACCGGCCCGCCGCGGTGGGCACCGCGGTCGAGCAGGACACGGCCAGGACGTAGCCCATCCGCTGCTCTTCCAGTGCCGCGCGCAGGTGGGGGTTGGCGCCGTAGACCTCGTCACCGGTGGCCCAGCGGGCACGGTGCCCCGAGGCGAGGAACCGCTCGATCATCGTTTCGGCGAGCCGGGGCTTGGTCGCGAAGCTGTGGTCTTCGCCCAGGCCCGCGGCCCGGCAGCGGTCGGGGCCCTCGGTCCAGGAGCGCGGCACATACAGCTCCCGGTCGACTGCGGCGTGTCCCCGCTTGCCGGCGTAGACGAGGTAGACGGCGACCCGGGCGTTCTCGATCCGGCCCGCGGTGCCGGTGGGGGTACCGCCCGCGCCGAAGGCGTAGGGGAGACTGGCGCTGGACGCCCACGGTGGTCGTGCCCTTTTTGAGGTCGCCGGTCTCGTCGACCACCAGCACCGCTTCCTCGTTATCCAGGTGCTCTGCGACGTAGTCGCGCAGGTCGTCGCGGATGCCGTCGGCGTCCCAGCAGGCCCGGCTGAGCAGGTGCTGCATCGCGTCCGGTGTGGGGTCGCCGGCCCATTCCGCGATGGTCCAGCAGTTCTTGCGGGGCAGGTCGGCCGGGAGGCCGCGGACGAGCCGCCCGGCTCGCCGCCGGGGCTCCACGCGGGCGAAGCGGTCTGCGATCCGTGCCATCAGGGCATCGAAGCTCTCTCGCCAGTGGGCGGGGTCTATGCTGTGGCCTGCGGCCACCGTTTCTTCGTTTGTCCACACAACTTGCGGGGATCAACGGTGGCCGTCTGTGTGTTCGCTCCGGATCGTTCCAGCCTGATCACGATCTACAGCTGGAGTATTAGGTGTTGCGGGGTGGGAGGTTGTTGACACTGGCACGGGGGTGACATGAGGAGAGCAGGCCCCCGGCGGCGATGATGAGAAGCGCCAACGACGCATCGAGCCGCCGGGAAGGACCTGCTCTCGTGTCCCACCGTAATGCGCCCCTGTCCGTCGAGGGACGACGCCGCCTCGTCGAGCGCTGCGCGAGCCGCCCGATCGCCCATGTGGCTGCCGAGATGGGCATATCGCGGGCGTGCGCCTCCAAACGGGTCAACCGCTACCGCCGCTACGGTGCCACCGGCCTGCACGAGCGCTCCTCGGTTCCGCATCACTCCCCGCAGGCCGCCTCCGGCGAGGCCGTCGCCGCGATCGAGGCCCGGCGGCGCGAGCACAAACGGTCCGCGGGGCCCGTATCACCGCCGAGCTCGCCGAGTGCGGCATCGTGCTCGACCGGCGCACCGTCACCCGCCACCTGGCCGCCCTCGGACTCGGCAGGCGCCGCTTCATCGACCCCGACGGCGCCTCGAACCGCGCTCCGGGCCGGATCGTCGCGCACTGGCCGGGCCACATGGTCCATCTGGATGTGAAGAAGGTCGGCCGCATCCCCGACGGCGGGGGATGGCGCGTGCACGGCCGCGACTCGGAGGCGGCCCGCACCGCCCAGCGCGCCAAGAACACCGGGGCGGCGGGCGGCTACCTCTACCTTCACTCCGCCGTGGACGGGTTCTCCCGCCTGGCCTGCACCGAGGCGCTGGGTGACGAGAAGGGCACCACCGCGGCCGCCTTCCTCGCCCGGGCGAAGGTCCGCCGCCCACGGCATCACCCACATCCACCGTGTGGTCACCGACAACGGGGCCTGCTACCGCTCGCAGGTGTTCTCCCGCCTCGTCGGCCGGCGCACCAAGCATCGCCGGACCAGGCCGTTCACGCCCCG contains:
- a CDS encoding methyltransferase, with the translated sequence MLPVNLEKAMFGVISTPVLHLADRYEVFTHLAANGPTAAADIAEELHIDLETTERMLLVLTAFEIVQRAPGGRYSLPDAVHPFLDPHSDRYIGGFITHLVQETAGRTPLLDSYLQHGKRSVDGSDPQSFASLYRDDQATGRFLKAMWDLSFAPSKELAALAGLAATTHLIDVGGASGPFAVAALQHAPGLRATVFDLPEVESQFKETRSVHELGDRLTFIPGDFFTDELPEGDCIAFGYILSDWPDDACVQLLSKAYRACRDHGRVLVMDRLFDESRQGPLATAAMNLTMHLETQGRHRTADEYITLLKEAGFSQCETRRSDSDKHLVAGYKAEPRQRHL
- a CDS encoding integrase core domain-containing protein yields the protein MAEADAVASVGSRGDSYDNAMAEAFNSLFKGESIHNPLERGRGWASITDVEFAVAEYVDWYKHRRLHGELAHRAPAEIETVHQAAGYDHNADPARVGDK